In Paracoccaceae bacterium Fryx2, a single genomic region encodes these proteins:
- the ehuB gene encoding ectoine/hydroxyectoine ABC transporter substrate-binding protein EhuB translates to MKHPHLTPALLALLLAAPLPALADKLDDLKAQGFARIAIANEPPFTAVAADGTVSGAAPDVAREIFRRLGVPEVVASISEYGAMIPGLQARRHDVITAGLFMKPERCAAVAYSEPVLCDAEAFLLPKGNPKGYASYADIAADPAGRIGAPGGGTKEKLALDAGVPRDRVIVVPDGQSGVKMLQDGRIDVYSLPVLSIADLMAKAADPNLEMVAPVVGAPVYCDGAAFNKADTALRDAFDVELAKMKESGDFAAIIEPYGFSAAAAISTSRAALCGE, encoded by the coding sequence ATGAAACATCCGCATCTGACCCCTGCCCTGCTGGCCCTGCTGCTGGCAGCCCCGCTTCCCGCGCTGGCCGACAAGCTGGACGACCTGAAGGCGCAGGGTTTTGCCCGCATTGCCATCGCCAACGAGCCGCCCTTCACCGCCGTTGCCGCCGATGGCACTGTTTCGGGCGCCGCCCCCGATGTGGCGCGCGAAATCTTCAGGCGTCTTGGCGTGCCTGAAGTGGTGGCCTCGATCAGCGAATATGGCGCGATGATCCCCGGCCTGCAGGCCAGGCGCCACGACGTGATCACCGCGGGCCTGTTCATGAAGCCCGAACGCTGCGCCGCCGTCGCCTATTCCGAGCCGGTGCTGTGCGATGCCGAGGCTTTCCTTTTGCCGAAGGGCAACCCCAAGGGCTATGCCTCCTACGCCGACATCGCGGCCGACCCTGCGGGCAGGATCGGCGCGCCGGGCGGCGGCACCAAGGAAAAGCTGGCGCTTGACGCGGGCGTGCCGCGCGACCGGGTGATCGTGGTGCCCGATGGCCAGTCGGGAGTGAAGATGCTGCAGGACGGGCGGATCGACGTGTATTCCCTGCCGGTGCTGTCGATTGCGGATCTGATGGCCAAGGCCGCCGACCCGAACCTTGAAATGGTGGCCCCGGTGGTGGGCGCGCCGGTCTATTGCGATGGTGCTGCCTTCAACAAGGCCGACACCGCGCTGCGCGATGCCTTCGACGTTGAACTGGCAAAGATGAAGGAGTCGGGCGATTTCGCCGCCATCATCGAACCCTACGGTTTCTCGGCGGCCGCCGCGATCTCGACCAGCCGCGCGGCGCTGTGCGGCGAGTGA
- the ehuA gene encoding ectoine/hydroxyectoine ABC transporter ATP-binding protein EhuA, with protein sequence MTAPIIRIDQLDKSFGTLKVLDGLSFDVAPGEKLALIGPSGSGKTTILRILMTLETISGGHIEVCGEQLYHMRSKGRELPANEAHLHHMRRHIGMVFQHFNLFPHKSVLDNITLAPMLTKAEPRAKAEARAHELLEMVGLADKAAAMPSQLSGGQKQRVAIARALALQPRIMLFDEITSALDPELVEEVLLVMKRLAAETDMTMLLVTHEMGFAHEFADRVLFFDKGRIVEQGPPDQIFRHPTHERTQIFLRKIIAAGHRV encoded by the coding sequence GTGACAGCGCCGATCATCCGAATCGACCAGTTGGACAAATCGTTCGGCACGCTGAAAGTGCTGGACGGGCTGTCGTTCGATGTGGCGCCCGGCGAGAAGCTGGCGCTGATCGGACCGTCCGGGTCTGGCAAGACCACGATCCTGCGCATCCTGATGACGCTGGAAACCATCTCGGGCGGCCACATCGAGGTTTGCGGCGAACAGCTTTACCACATGCGGTCCAAGGGACGCGAACTGCCCGCCAACGAGGCGCATCTGCACCACATGCGCCGGCACATCGGCATGGTGTTCCAGCACTTCAACCTGTTTCCGCACAAGTCGGTGCTGGACAACATCACGCTGGCGCCGATGCTGACCAAGGCCGAACCCCGCGCGAAGGCCGAGGCCCGGGCGCATGAGTTGCTGGAGATGGTGGGGCTGGCCGACAAGGCCGCCGCCATGCCCAGCCAGCTTTCGGGCGGCCAGAAGCAGCGCGTGGCGATTGCCCGCGCGCTGGCGCTGCAACCCCGCATCATGCTGTTCGACGAGATCACCAGCGCGCTGGACCCCGAACTGGTCGAAGAAGTGCTGCTGGTGATGAAGCGTCTTGCCGCCGAGACCGACATGACGATGCTGCTGGTCACCCACGAGATGGGCTTTGCCCATGAGTTTGCCGACCGCGTGCTGTTCTTCGACAAGGGCCGCATCGTCGAACAGGGTCCGCCGGACCAGATCTTCCGCCATCCGACGCACGAACGAACCCAGATCTTCCTGCGCAAGATCATCGCCGCAGGGCACCGCGTCTGA